The following are encoded in a window of Primulina eburnea isolate SZY01 chromosome 4, ASM2296580v1, whole genome shotgun sequence genomic DNA:
- the LOC140829506 gene encoding U-box domain-containing protein 44-like isoform X1 has translation MWLLLITGAAYFCTLQILEKGIIAAVILTLMAELVPIGTIIAVVSNQIIKTAQAAKDVVFEKESFKVLAKHLFDIDPVLKELQLKQLSDLPATRQALDCLETDVKKANNLVEKYKNRARFYLLVKCRHIVKEVQDVTREIGKSLTALSLANVEVLSGISDQVNRLQNEMQRAEFEASKSQLQIIDKLNQGLSDHVLDKEFANYMLKEIARAVDVPVEPTEISRELASFKREKEEAENRKEMAEVLFLEQVIELLSRADAAKDYEQVRDQYFQRVKVIGQYDPREEYIQPFKPFFCCITGDLMVDPVSLCTGTTCERAALESWFECGEKTDPETGEILHDFSYRSNIQLRHSIQEWRELNYCVKIRRCKEIFISEDDSSVEETIEQIRELIRENHINKDWISISGLTDIAVAMLGSTVDGEVKKELLVTLKDIVEGHAINKVIFIENQGIEKLVLCLSLDSRISKAAVELLYEVLLDRSGWNMSYCRMLSNNCDVIHLLVSLLKHPIDEITKTVEEILVKLCDADENVIRAAKVNWFRPLVDKVVQGSASVRTSMLKELVSLEFDEEKIRVLGEERIIPPLLEMASGNIESKDLSLRILVKLSTFHQNKRLIASSGGVSLILNLLFSSHTHIAIISKCAEILANLSSNGDGTKFLIDETGTQLELEAVTARLLAFQQNLNSWDAVRRPALHALLGICQSEAGLVKSAVLSSSGVSVVLSLLDDSNQEIRELAINLLFLFSHHEPQGVVEYLLKPRRLEALVGFLENSEKSDVQMAAAGLLANLPKSETSLTEKLIELGGLNAMINILNSGTIQAKENALSALFRFTDPTNLKSQRIAVELGAYPLLTGLLKADSSTARARAAALLGDLSMRSPELTDKTKKHRFWCIPRTSFSICPAHGGICSVETTFCLLNTNALSDLVRLVQDKVHATAYEAIQTLSTLVQEESPQRGAKVLHENGAIGPVIEVLSWGSESLKGEALALLEKIFVSREMVEFYGSIAKSPLMCLTGRRIYEDGHLQKKAARILLLLERYSRASAVIVAGGLNN, from the exons AATAATCGCAGCAGTGATTTTAACCTTGATGGCGGAGTTGGTACCTATTGGAACAATTATAGCAGTTGTTTCCAACCAGATCATTAAAACAGCTCAGGCTGCCAAGGATGTGGTTTTCGAAAAGGAAAGTTTTAAGGTTTTAGCGAAACATCTTTTTGACATCGATCCCGTATTAAAGGAACTTCAGTTGAAGCAGCTTAGTGACTTACCTGCCACGAGGCAAGCTTTGGATTGCCTTGAAACAGATGTCAAGAAAGCAAATAACTTGGTGGAAAAGTACAAGAACCGGGCTCGTTTCTACTTGCTAGTGAAGTGTAGGCACATTGTAAAAGAAGTACAGGACGTTACCAGagagataggaaagtctttgactGCTCTCTCTCTCGCAAATGTTGAGGTATTATCAGGAATCTCGGACCAGGTGAATAGGTTACAGAACGAGATGCAACGAGCAGAATTTGAGGCGTCTAAATCTCAACTTCAAATAATTGATAAGCTAAACCAAGGTCTCTCAGATCATGTACTTGATAAAGAATTTGCAAATTATATGTTGAAGGAAATTGCTCGTGCTGTTGATGTTCCTGTTGAGCCCACTGAAATTAGCAGAGAATTAGCAAGCTTCAAAAGGGAAAAGGAGGAAGCTGAAAATCGGAAAGAAATGGCTGAAGTTTTGTTCTTAGAACAGGTAATTGAATTGCTATCGAGGGCAGATGCTGCCAAAGATTATGAACAAGTGAGAGATCAATATTTCCAAAGAGTTAAAGTTATTGGCCAGTACGATCCTCGAGAAGAATATATTCAGCCCTTTAAACCCTTTTTTTGTTGTATAACTGGAGATTTGATGGTTGATCCCGTTAGCCTCTGCACGGGAACTACCTGTGAAAGAGCAGCCCTTGAATCTTGGTTTGAATGTGGGGAAAAAACAGATCCAGAAACAGGTGAAATTCTCCATGATTTTTCATATAGATCAAACATCCAACTCAGGCATTCCATCCAGGAGTGGAGGGAACTCAACTATTGTGTCAAGATTAGGCGTTGCAAGGAAATTTTTATATCAGAGGATGATTCATCTGTTGAAGAAACGATAGAGCAGATACGAGAGCTCATTAGAGAGAATCATATCAATAAAGATTGGATTTCTATTTCAGGATTAACCGATATCGCTGTTGCTATGCTTGGTAGCACGGTTGATGGAGAGGTAAAGAAGGAATTATTAGTAACATTGAAGGACATTGTAGAAGGTCATGCTATAAACAAG GTTATATTCATTGAGAATCAGGGAATTGAGAAACTAGTTCTGTGCTTAAGCTTGGATTCAAGAATATCAAAAGCTGCAGTTGAGTTGCTATACGAGGTTTTGCTTGATAGGTCAGGCTGGAATATGTCATACTGCAGGATGCTTTCTAATAACTGCGACGTGATCCATCTTCTTGTTTCCCTTCTTAAACATCCAATTGATGAAATAACTAAAACGGTGGAAGAAATTTTAGTTAAGCTTTGTGATGCAGATGAGAATGTTATTCGAGCTGCGAAAGTGAATTGGTTTAGACCTCTGGTAGATAAAGTTGTCCAAG GATCAGCTTCTGTAAGGACATCAATGTTGAAAGAGCTTGTCAGCCTGGAATTTGATGAAGAGAAAATAAGGGTACTTGGTGAGGAGAGGATTATTCCACCGCTGCTTGAAATGGCATCTGGAAATATTGAGTCAAAAGATTTGTCTCTGCGAATACTTGTCAAGTTGTCGACTTTCCATCAAAACAAAAGGCTTATTGCTTCTTCCGGCGGAGTTTCTCTGATCTTGAATCTGTTATTTTCGTCCCACACTCACATTGCTATTATCAGTAAATGTGCTGAAATTCTTGCTAATCTCTCTTCAAATGGCGATGGAACTAAATTCTTGATTGATGAAACGGGAACTCAACTTGAGTTGGAGGCTGTGACAGCCAGATTACTTGCTTTTCAACAGAATCTTAATTCATGGGATGCTGTTCGAAGGCCTGCATTGCATGCCCTGTTAGGGATCTGTCAATCAGAAGCAGGACTTGTGAAATCTGCAGTTCTATCTTCAAGTGGAGTTTCTGTGGTCCTCTCTCTTCTCGATGACTCGAACCAAGAAATACGAGAACTGGCGATCAACCTTCTGTTTTTATTCTCTCATCACGAACCGCAGGGAGTTGTAGAGTATCTCCTCAAGCCAAGAAGATTGGAAGCTTTAGTCGGATTTCTTGAAAATTCTGAAAAATCTGATGTACAAATGGCTGCAGCTGGTTTACTAGCCAACCTTCCGAAATCAGAAACTTCACTGACAGAAAAGTTGATTGAACTCGGCGGGCTTAATGCGATGATCAACATTTTGAACTCGGGGACGATTCAAGCCAAGGAGAATGCTTTGAGTGCTCTTTTCAGATTCACAGATCCCACAAACCTTAAGTCTCAACGTATAGCAGTCGAACTTGGTGCATATCCTCTGCTCACAGGCCTTCTTAAGGCTGATTCATCGACAGCCAGAGCCAGAGCTGCAGCTTTATTAGGTGATCTCTCTATGAGAAGTCCAGAACTAACAGACAAAACCAAGAAACACAGATTCTGGTGCATTCCTAGAACCAGTTTTTCAATTTGTCCTGCACATGGAGGCATTTGCAGTGTGGAGACTACGTTTTGTCTGTTAAATACCAATGCTTTGTCTGATCTTGTTAGATTGGTGCAAGATAAAGTCCATGCTACAGCTTATGAAGCAATTCAGACACTGTCAACATTAGTTCAAGAAGAGTCTCCACAGAGAGGGGCCAAAGTTCTTCACGAAAACGGCGCGATAGGACCGGTAATAGAAGTTTTGAGCTGGGGATCAGAGTCACTAAAAGGAGAGGCTTTGGCCCTTTTGGAGAAAATTTTTGTGTCGAGGGAGATGGTGGAGTTTTACGGGTCGATTGCTAAATCACCTCTTATGTGCCTTACTGGCCGGAGGATTTACGAGGATGGTCATCTTCAGAAGAAAGCTGCTAGAATCCTACTTCTTCTTGAACGGTATTCTAGAGCATCCGCAGTTATTGTTGCTGGTGGTTTAAACAATTGA
- the LOC140829506 gene encoding U-box domain-containing protein 44-like isoform X2, producing the protein MAELVPIGTIIAVVSNQIIKTAQAAKDVVFEKESFKVLAKHLFDIDPVLKELQLKQLSDLPATRQALDCLETDVKKANNLVEKYKNRARFYLLVKCRHIVKEVQDVTREIGKSLTALSLANVEVLSGISDQVNRLQNEMQRAEFEASKSQLQIIDKLNQGLSDHVLDKEFANYMLKEIARAVDVPVEPTEISRELASFKREKEEAENRKEMAEVLFLEQVIELLSRADAAKDYEQVRDQYFQRVKVIGQYDPREEYIQPFKPFFCCITGDLMVDPVSLCTGTTCERAALESWFECGEKTDPETGEILHDFSYRSNIQLRHSIQEWRELNYCVKIRRCKEIFISEDDSSVEETIEQIRELIRENHINKDWISISGLTDIAVAMLGSTVDGEVKKELLVTLKDIVEGHAINKVIFIENQGIEKLVLCLSLDSRISKAAVELLYEVLLDRSGWNMSYCRMLSNNCDVIHLLVSLLKHPIDEITKTVEEILVKLCDADENVIRAAKVNWFRPLVDKVVQGSASVRTSMLKELVSLEFDEEKIRVLGEERIIPPLLEMASGNIESKDLSLRILVKLSTFHQNKRLIASSGGVSLILNLLFSSHTHIAIISKCAEILANLSSNGDGTKFLIDETGTQLELEAVTARLLAFQQNLNSWDAVRRPALHALLGICQSEAGLVKSAVLSSSGVSVVLSLLDDSNQEIRELAINLLFLFSHHEPQGVVEYLLKPRRLEALVGFLENSEKSDVQMAAAGLLANLPKSETSLTEKLIELGGLNAMINILNSGTIQAKENALSALFRFTDPTNLKSQRIAVELGAYPLLTGLLKADSSTARARAAALLGDLSMRSPELTDKTKKHRFWCIPRTSFSICPAHGGICSVETTFCLLNTNALSDLVRLVQDKVHATAYEAIQTLSTLVQEESPQRGAKVLHENGAIGPVIEVLSWGSESLKGEALALLEKIFVSREMVEFYGSIAKSPLMCLTGRRIYEDGHLQKKAARILLLLERYSRASAVIVAGGLNN; encoded by the exons ATGGCGGAGTTGGTACCTATTGGAACAATTATAGCAGTTGTTTCCAACCAGATCATTAAAACAGCTCAGGCTGCCAAGGATGTGGTTTTCGAAAAGGAAAGTTTTAAGGTTTTAGCGAAACATCTTTTTGACATCGATCCCGTATTAAAGGAACTTCAGTTGAAGCAGCTTAGTGACTTACCTGCCACGAGGCAAGCTTTGGATTGCCTTGAAACAGATGTCAAGAAAGCAAATAACTTGGTGGAAAAGTACAAGAACCGGGCTCGTTTCTACTTGCTAGTGAAGTGTAGGCACATTGTAAAAGAAGTACAGGACGTTACCAGagagataggaaagtctttgactGCTCTCTCTCTCGCAAATGTTGAGGTATTATCAGGAATCTCGGACCAGGTGAATAGGTTACAGAACGAGATGCAACGAGCAGAATTTGAGGCGTCTAAATCTCAACTTCAAATAATTGATAAGCTAAACCAAGGTCTCTCAGATCATGTACTTGATAAAGAATTTGCAAATTATATGTTGAAGGAAATTGCTCGTGCTGTTGATGTTCCTGTTGAGCCCACTGAAATTAGCAGAGAATTAGCAAGCTTCAAAAGGGAAAAGGAGGAAGCTGAAAATCGGAAAGAAATGGCTGAAGTTTTGTTCTTAGAACAGGTAATTGAATTGCTATCGAGGGCAGATGCTGCCAAAGATTATGAACAAGTGAGAGATCAATATTTCCAAAGAGTTAAAGTTATTGGCCAGTACGATCCTCGAGAAGAATATATTCAGCCCTTTAAACCCTTTTTTTGTTGTATAACTGGAGATTTGATGGTTGATCCCGTTAGCCTCTGCACGGGAACTACCTGTGAAAGAGCAGCCCTTGAATCTTGGTTTGAATGTGGGGAAAAAACAGATCCAGAAACAGGTGAAATTCTCCATGATTTTTCATATAGATCAAACATCCAACTCAGGCATTCCATCCAGGAGTGGAGGGAACTCAACTATTGTGTCAAGATTAGGCGTTGCAAGGAAATTTTTATATCAGAGGATGATTCATCTGTTGAAGAAACGATAGAGCAGATACGAGAGCTCATTAGAGAGAATCATATCAATAAAGATTGGATTTCTATTTCAGGATTAACCGATATCGCTGTTGCTATGCTTGGTAGCACGGTTGATGGAGAGGTAAAGAAGGAATTATTAGTAACATTGAAGGACATTGTAGAAGGTCATGCTATAAACAAG GTTATATTCATTGAGAATCAGGGAATTGAGAAACTAGTTCTGTGCTTAAGCTTGGATTCAAGAATATCAAAAGCTGCAGTTGAGTTGCTATACGAGGTTTTGCTTGATAGGTCAGGCTGGAATATGTCATACTGCAGGATGCTTTCTAATAACTGCGACGTGATCCATCTTCTTGTTTCCCTTCTTAAACATCCAATTGATGAAATAACTAAAACGGTGGAAGAAATTTTAGTTAAGCTTTGTGATGCAGATGAGAATGTTATTCGAGCTGCGAAAGTGAATTGGTTTAGACCTCTGGTAGATAAAGTTGTCCAAG GATCAGCTTCTGTAAGGACATCAATGTTGAAAGAGCTTGTCAGCCTGGAATTTGATGAAGAGAAAATAAGGGTACTTGGTGAGGAGAGGATTATTCCACCGCTGCTTGAAATGGCATCTGGAAATATTGAGTCAAAAGATTTGTCTCTGCGAATACTTGTCAAGTTGTCGACTTTCCATCAAAACAAAAGGCTTATTGCTTCTTCCGGCGGAGTTTCTCTGATCTTGAATCTGTTATTTTCGTCCCACACTCACATTGCTATTATCAGTAAATGTGCTGAAATTCTTGCTAATCTCTCTTCAAATGGCGATGGAACTAAATTCTTGATTGATGAAACGGGAACTCAACTTGAGTTGGAGGCTGTGACAGCCAGATTACTTGCTTTTCAACAGAATCTTAATTCATGGGATGCTGTTCGAAGGCCTGCATTGCATGCCCTGTTAGGGATCTGTCAATCAGAAGCAGGACTTGTGAAATCTGCAGTTCTATCTTCAAGTGGAGTTTCTGTGGTCCTCTCTCTTCTCGATGACTCGAACCAAGAAATACGAGAACTGGCGATCAACCTTCTGTTTTTATTCTCTCATCACGAACCGCAGGGAGTTGTAGAGTATCTCCTCAAGCCAAGAAGATTGGAAGCTTTAGTCGGATTTCTTGAAAATTCTGAAAAATCTGATGTACAAATGGCTGCAGCTGGTTTACTAGCCAACCTTCCGAAATCAGAAACTTCACTGACAGAAAAGTTGATTGAACTCGGCGGGCTTAATGCGATGATCAACATTTTGAACTCGGGGACGATTCAAGCCAAGGAGAATGCTTTGAGTGCTCTTTTCAGATTCACAGATCCCACAAACCTTAAGTCTCAACGTATAGCAGTCGAACTTGGTGCATATCCTCTGCTCACAGGCCTTCTTAAGGCTGATTCATCGACAGCCAGAGCCAGAGCTGCAGCTTTATTAGGTGATCTCTCTATGAGAAGTCCAGAACTAACAGACAAAACCAAGAAACACAGATTCTGGTGCATTCCTAGAACCAGTTTTTCAATTTGTCCTGCACATGGAGGCATTTGCAGTGTGGAGACTACGTTTTGTCTGTTAAATACCAATGCTTTGTCTGATCTTGTTAGATTGGTGCAAGATAAAGTCCATGCTACAGCTTATGAAGCAATTCAGACACTGTCAACATTAGTTCAAGAAGAGTCTCCACAGAGAGGGGCCAAAGTTCTTCACGAAAACGGCGCGATAGGACCGGTAATAGAAGTTTTGAGCTGGGGATCAGAGTCACTAAAAGGAGAGGCTTTGGCCCTTTTGGAGAAAATTTTTGTGTCGAGGGAGATGGTGGAGTTTTACGGGTCGATTGCTAAATCACCTCTTATGTGCCTTACTGGCCGGAGGATTTACGAGGATGGTCATCTTCAGAAGAAAGCTGCTAGAATCCTACTTCTTCTTGAACGGTATTCTAGAGCATCCGCAGTTATTGTTGCTGGTGGTTTAAACAATTGA